A genomic stretch from Aedes albopictus strain Foshan chromosome 2, AalbF5, whole genome shotgun sequence includes:
- the LOC134286118 gene encoding uncharacterized protein LOC134286118: protein MLRSDRRISSERAGSMLPVHHIPEQDTPKMKMIPWFHLIADVENTLSAHTESTIRDQTRCQIINKIQNFINRNTPFNDPLSKFCKSAVNITKKFIKTNPDVLITEADKGNRTVIMSLADYDSKLAQLIGDTNTYKQVSSDPTGGYERKNNNIVHRLHALKLIDTRTKYTLTSYNAVCPRIYGQPKAHKPNLPLRPVVPNTTSPTYHLCKYIAGILQRSFKSQYNAVDSNTFCEHVNQLTIPPDHVLVSFDAVSLFTNVTKEVVIHDIISMWDEIRENTNINLDLFLEIVDFCVGASCFCFRQKFYVQISGTAMGSPLSPILADIVMENLLRRAITAANILPEYIRKYVDDLFLVLHKDQVNAVLATFNSQNPRILFTCEVEENGRLPFLDLLVIRHEDGSVKTDWYAKPISSGRILNYYSFHPSDQKLAVVNNFIDRVRRLSTTRSREEQELLIHQHLSKNDYPHSLINRLLHQPPRTDNPEKPTIYRSIPYVHGLSSSIKRILHKSNTQIGISHSYKNTQMQRHIPDRLSGLSKHIYWDDNK, encoded by the exons ATGCTCCGCTCGGACCGTCGTATCTCCTCGGAACGTGCTGGCTCGATGCTGCCCGTTCATCACATACCGGAACAGGACACACCGAAGATGAAGATG ATACCGTGGTTCCACCTGATAGCTGATGTGGAGAACACCCTATCAGCTCACACCGAGTCGACGATCCGAGACCAGACGAGATGCCAGATTATCAACaagatccaaaacttcatcaaccGTAACACTCCATTCAACGATCCACTGTCAAAGTTCTGTAAATCGGCCGTCAACATCACCAAGAAGTTTATCAAAACAAACCCAGATGTTTTGATCACCGAAGCAGACAAGGGCAATCGTACCGTCATAATGAGCTTGGCAGACTACGACAGTAAGCTCGCTCAGCTGATCGGAGACACCAACACGTACAAGCAGGTGAGCTCTGATCCGACGGGTGGATACGAacggaaaaacaacaacatcgtACACAGACTACACGCACTAAAACTAATAGACACCCGAACAAAATACACACTCACTAGCTACAACGCCGTGTGCCCTCGAATATACGGACAACCCAAAGCACACAAGCCCAATTTACCTCTCAGGCCAGTGGTCCCCAACACAACGTCTCCAACGTACCATCTTTGCAAATACATTGCCGGTATACTCCAGAGATCGTTCAAAAGCCAGTACAACGCGGTTGACTCAAACACGTTTTGCGAACATGTCAATCAACTAACGATACCACCCGATCATGTGCTAGTGTCATTCGATGCGGTGTCACTGTTTACAAACGTGACGAAAGAGGTGGTTATCCACGACATAATTTCCATGTGGGATGAAATACGAGAGAACACCAATATAAATTTGGATCTTTTTCTCGAAATTGTTGATTTCTGCGTAGGAGCCAGTTGCTTTTGTTTCCGGCAAAAATTCTATGTCCAAATATCAGGCACAGCTATGGGAAGTCCACTCTCTCCCATTCTTGCCGACATAGTAATGGAGAATTTGTTGAGAAGAGCAATAACAGCGGCCAATATTCTACCAGAGTATATCCGCAAATACGTTGACGACCTGTTCTTGGTTTTACACAAGGATCAGGTGAATGCGGTGTTGGCAACCTTCAACTCACAAAACCCGAGAATTTTGTTCACGTGTGAAGTTGAAGAAAATGGGCGACTACCATTTCTCGATCTGCTAGTAATACGGCACGAGGATGGTAGCGTTAAAACCGATTGGTACGCCAAACCAATATCATCCGGCAGGATTCTCAACTACTACTCCTTCCATCCGAGCGATCAAAAACTGGCGGTAGTCAACAATTTCATCGACAGGGTCCGTAGGTTGAGCACCACTCGCAGCAGGGAAGAGCAAGAGCTACTCATTCACCAGCACCTCAGCAAAAACGATTACCCTCATTCTCTCATCAACCGACTCCTTCATCAACCACCTCGTACAGACAACCCGGAAAAACCAACAATCTACCGATCAATCCCATATGTCCATGGTCTCAGCTCTAGCATCAAGAGAATACTCCACAAGAGCAACACACAAATAGGAATCTCCCACAGCTACAAAAACACA CAAATGCAACGTCATATACCGGATCGACTGTCGGGATTGTCCAAGCACATATATTGGGATGACAACAAATAA